The proteins below come from a single Afipia sp. P52-10 genomic window:
- a CDS encoding cytochrome c biogenesis CcdA family protein: MASDVSILAALVAGIISFLSPCVLPLVPPYVVYLTGATIEHVASGESRSVSRRAVMVAALMFVLGFSTVFVALGASASIVGALVRSWTAELSIVAGIIIIVMGLHFLGVTRIGFLMREGRLGMAKPVGLWGAYVMGLAFAFGWTPCIGPILAAILAVAASEATVAKGASLLAVYSAGLGIPFLIAAFAVERFSALFQRFRGQLLNVERAMGALMILTGIGFLTGAITHVSIWMLEMFPVLGQFG; this comes from the coding sequence ATGGCTTCCGATGTTTCCATCCTTGCCGCGCTGGTTGCGGGCATCATCAGCTTCCTTTCGCCCTGCGTGCTGCCGCTGGTGCCGCCATATGTGGTCTATCTGACCGGCGCGACCATCGAACACGTCGCCAGCGGTGAATCGCGCTCCGTTTCGCGCCGTGCCGTCATGGTCGCAGCGCTGATGTTCGTTCTCGGCTTTTCGACCGTTTTCGTGGCGCTCGGGGCGAGTGCCAGCATCGTCGGCGCGCTGGTGCGCTCCTGGACGGCGGAGTTGTCGATCGTTGCCGGCATTATCATCATTGTCATGGGGCTGCATTTCCTCGGGGTGACGCGGATTGGCTTCTTGATGCGCGAGGGGCGGCTTGGGATGGCAAAGCCGGTCGGTCTCTGGGGCGCTTATGTCATGGGGCTGGCCTTCGCGTTCGGTTGGACGCCTTGCATCGGACCGATCCTGGCAGCGATTCTCGCGGTGGCTGCATCGGAAGCAACCGTGGCGAAGGGAGCGAGCCTGCTGGCGGTCTATTCCGCCGGGCTCGGCATCCCGTTCCTGATCGCGGCCTTCGCGGTGGAGCGGTTCTCAGCGTTGTTCCAGCGGTTTCGCGGTCAGCTTCTCAATGTCGAGCGAGCAATGGGAGCGCTGATGATCCTGACCGGCATCGGCTTCCTCACCGGAGCGATTACCCATGTCAGCATCTGGATGCTGGAGATGTTTCCGGTGCTTGGCCAGTTCGGCTAA
- a CDS encoding P1 family peptidase produces the protein MNNLLTDIKGVQVGHADDGKLASGVTAILFDRPTVAAMDVRGGGPGTREGALLDLANTVEAIDGLALSGGSAFGLDAAGGVMGFMAERGRGFHVGNAIVPIVPGAICFDLLNGGDKAWGRFSPYRELGYAAAAAASASGFSLGSVGAGLGATTAGWKGGIGSASATTSNGIKVAALAVVNAAGSVVIGDGPWFWAAPFEVGGEFGGCGQPPAFTPDMHALKLKGGARATPIENTTLAVVVTNAKLTKAQAKRLAIIAQTGFARSINPVHAPLDGDVLFAAATGEKPIDGPIAISELGMQAANTVARAIARGVYEATALPFAGSLPAWKDRFAR, from the coding sequence ATGAACAATCTCCTCACCGACATCAAAGGCGTCCAGGTCGGCCATGCCGACGACGGCAAGCTCGCCTCCGGCGTCACCGCGATCCTGTTCGACCGGCCGACGGTCGCGGCGATGGATGTCCGCGGCGGCGGCCCTGGCACCCGCGAGGGCGCGCTGCTCGACCTCGCCAACACTGTGGAAGCGATCGACGGGCTTGCGCTGTCCGGTGGCTCCGCCTTCGGCCTCGATGCGGCCGGCGGGGTGATGGGATTCATGGCCGAACGCGGCCGCGGCTTCCATGTCGGCAATGCCATTGTGCCGATCGTTCCCGGCGCGATCTGCTTCGATTTGCTGAACGGCGGCGACAAGGCATGGGGGCGCTTCTCGCCCTATCGCGAACTGGGCTATGCCGCGGCGGCCGCGGCGAGCGCCTCCGGCTTTTCGCTTGGCAGCGTCGGCGCCGGGCTCGGCGCGACCACCGCGGGCTGGAAGGGCGGCATCGGCTCGGCGTCGGCGACGACCAGTAATGGCATCAAGGTCGCGGCCCTTGCCGTGGTGAATGCGGCCGGCAGCGTCGTGATCGGTGACGGTCCCTGGTTCTGGGCCGCGCCGTTCGAGGTCGGAGGCGAATTCGGTGGATGCGGACAGCCGCCAGCCTTCACGCCGGACATGCATGCCCTGAAGCTCAAGGGCGGCGCCCGCGCGACGCCGATCGAAAATACCACGCTCGCCGTCGTCGTCACCAACGCGAAGCTGACGAAGGCCCAGGCCAAACGTTTGGCGATCATCGCCCAGACCGGATTTGCGCGATCGATCAACCCGGTTCATGCGCCGCTCGATGGCGACGTGCTGTTCGCAGCCGCGACCGGGGAGAAGCCGATCGACGGCCCGATTGCGATCAGCGAGCTCGGCATGCAGGCGGCCAACACTGTCGCGCGGGCCATCGCGCGCGGCGTGTACGAGGCGACCGCATTGCCGTTCGCAGGCAGCCTGCCCGCCTGGAAAGACCGGTTCGCCCGCTGA
- a CDS encoding outer membrane beta-barrel protein, protein MRFAGVVLGLGLCVATPAIGSAEENFVASLKLRGGYDTNPEFSVHGIGGSAFISSETAMIAGQTGDKYTLGFVGEASSTLYSNPLATPALSGKAILRGSIGDDQANLTSTTTLSDVRTYNLRSSDMIQSLKGEVRVGALKLFATGEVGRSSLNQTNVIFQDFLPSPQQYWRATVIPGVSVVGDKMEVGVSANYSVRRYLEEFDDFGYRRNNERLQPFLFARYTSKDLTAFAAISRLYGTWHDPDFTNVKRNMFEANVTWRPAPFTLEASAVRRAGETTFPISPITIDSIYSLRGTWQAYDKLKLLASAGYVTSEYLDSIYSSETATFSGGVQYDLGNDLTLGADVTYATGKLLSGIHADALIFGTSISKRFAPFEKEPAKETSAKLPLQIAKR, encoded by the coding sequence ATGCGTTTCGCGGGAGTGGTGCTCGGTCTTGGCTTGTGCGTCGCGACGCCGGCAATCGGATCGGCGGAAGAAAACTTCGTTGCTTCGCTGAAGCTGCGCGGCGGTTACGACACCAACCCCGAGTTCTCGGTGCATGGCATCGGCGGCAGCGCGTTCATCTCCAGTGAAACAGCGATGATCGCCGGCCAGACCGGCGACAAGTACACATTGGGTTTTGTCGGCGAGGCGTCCAGCACGCTGTACTCGAATCCGCTAGCGACACCAGCACTTTCCGGCAAGGCGATTCTGCGCGGATCGATCGGCGACGACCAGGCGAACCTGACATCGACGACGACGCTCTCCGATGTTCGCACCTACAATCTGCGCTCGTCCGACATGATCCAGTCGTTGAAGGGCGAGGTCCGCGTGGGGGCGCTCAAGCTGTTCGCGACCGGCGAGGTCGGCCGCTCCAGCCTGAACCAGACCAACGTGATCTTTCAGGACTTCCTGCCCAGCCCGCAGCAATACTGGCGCGCGACCGTTATTCCCGGCGTCAGCGTGGTTGGCGACAAGATGGAAGTGGGCGTGTCGGCGAACTATTCGGTGCGTCGCTATCTCGAGGAATTCGACGACTTCGGCTATCGGCGCAACAATGAGCGTCTCCAGCCGTTCCTCTTCGCCCGCTACACCAGCAAGGACCTGACGGCGTTCGCTGCGATCTCCCGTCTATACGGAACCTGGCACGACCCGGACTTCACCAACGTCAAGCGCAACATGTTCGAGGCCAATGTCACTTGGCGGCCGGCGCCGTTCACGCTTGAAGCCTCTGCCGTGCGCCGCGCGGGGGAAACGACATTTCCGATCTCGCCGATCACGATCGATTCGATCTACTCGCTGCGCGGTACCTGGCAGGCCTATGACAAGCTCAAGCTTCTCGCCTCGGCTGGTTACGTCACGTCGGAGTATCTGGATTCGATCTACAGTTCGGAGACCGCAACGTTCTCAGGTGGCGTTCAGTACGACCTTGGTAATGATCTGACGCTGGGAGCAGACGTGACGTATGCAACGGGTAAGCTGCTCTCGGGCATTCACGCCGATGCCCTGATCTTCGGCACGTCGATCAGTAAGCGCTTCGCGCCTTTCGAGAAGGAGCCGGCCAAGGAAACGTCTGCCAAGCTCCCGCTTCAAATCGCCAAGAGGTAA
- a CDS encoding EF-hand domain-containing protein gives MAWRLGNRKNLCLSKQQRRHSACLTGRRAVARRHVGFQGSAMLFTIAAASAAVDILSQLVEKASAKNGGGGARQTGFEIAAPAQPVESSISSPVASAPTENLSREMLDTLLSAQGQAQGVERKKRSLSVLLDLMQTSQNGSVSKTEFDAAAGSNGSKADAAAIFDKIDSDHDGAINRNELSSFLDSYRRTQINGPDGGASRTRVLTIDA, from the coding sequence ATGGCCTGGCGCCTCGGGAACCGGAAAAACCTTTGTCTTTCAAAGCAGCAAAGGCGGCACAGCGCTTGCTTGACTGGGAGACGTGCCGTGGCGCGCCGCCACGTCGGTTTTCAAGGGTCCGCTATGCTGTTCACCATTGCAGCCGCTTCCGCCGCCGTCGATATCCTGTCGCAGCTTGTGGAGAAGGCATCCGCGAAAAACGGCGGTGGCGGCGCACGGCAGACCGGTTTCGAGATCGCAGCGCCCGCGCAGCCGGTCGAGTCGTCGATATCTTCGCCTGTCGCATCGGCTCCCACCGAAAACCTGTCACGTGAGATGCTGGACACGCTTCTGTCGGCGCAAGGCCAGGCTCAAGGCGTGGAGCGCAAGAAGCGGTCGCTCTCGGTGCTGCTCGATCTCATGCAGACGAGCCAGAACGGCAGTGTCAGCAAGACCGAATTCGATGCTGCCGCGGGTAGCAATGGTAGCAAGGCCGACGCGGCTGCGATCTTCGACAAGATCGACAGCGACCATGATGGCGCGATCAACCGGAACGAGCTGTCCAGCTTCCTCGACAGTTACCGCCGGACGCAGATTAACGGTCCGGACGGCGGGGCATCGCGAACGCGCGTGCTCACGATCGATGCTTAA
- the rpe gene encoding ribulose-phosphate 3-epimerase has protein sequence MLRPLVIAPSILASDFAKLGEEVRAIDRAGADWVHLDVMDGHFVPNISFGPDVIKAMRPHSQKVFDTHLMIAPCDPYLEAFAKAGSDIITVHAEAGPHLHRSLQAIRALGKKAGVSLNPATPASAIEHVIDLLDLVLVMSVNPGFGGQKFIASALDKIRNVRALAAGRPIDIEVDGGVTAENAADIVAAGANALVAGSAVFKGGTEAAYQANISAIRQAGAGARGEAA, from the coding sequence ATGCTGCGCCCGTTGGTCATTGCCCCGTCCATCCTCGCCTCCGATTTCGCCAAACTCGGAGAGGAAGTCCGCGCGATCGATCGCGCCGGAGCTGACTGGGTGCATCTCGACGTGATGGACGGCCACTTCGTGCCAAACATCTCGTTCGGTCCCGACGTCATCAAGGCGATGCGGCCGCACTCGCAGAAGGTGTTCGATACCCATCTGATGATCGCGCCGTGCGATCCCTACCTCGAGGCCTTCGCCAAGGCCGGCTCCGACATCATCACCGTGCATGCCGAGGCGGGTCCGCACCTGCACCGCTCGTTGCAGGCGATCCGCGCACTCGGCAAGAAAGCTGGCGTCTCGCTCAATCCGGCCACGCCGGCCTCGGCCATCGAGCATGTGATCGACCTGCTCGATCTGGTGCTGGTGATGTCGGTCAATCCGGGCTTCGGCGGCCAGAAATTCATCGCCTCGGCACTCGACAAGATCCGCAACGTGCGTGCGCTGGCTGCGGGGCGCCCGATCGACATCGAGGTGGATGGCGGCGTGACGGCGGAGAATGCGGCCGATATCGTCGCCGCGGGCGCCAACGCGCTGGTTGCGGGCTCCGCCGTGTTCAAGGGCGGCACCGAGGCCGCCTATCAGGCGAATATTTCGGCGATCCGTCAGGCCGGCGCCGGAGCGCGCGGCGAAGCCGCTTAA
- the purB gene encoding adenylosuccinate lyase translates to MIPRYSRPEMASIWEPQTRFRIWFEIEAHATDALADLGVVPKEAAKAVWDKAKNATFDVARIDEIERETKHDVIAFLTHLAEIVGPEARFVHQGMTSSDVLDTCFNVQLVRATDILLADIDALLAAIKRRAFEHKMTPTIGRSHGIHAEPVTFGLKLAQAYAEFDRCKQRLIAARKEVATCAISGAVGTFANIDPRVEAHVAKQMGLAVEPVSTQVIPRDRHAMYFATLAVVASSIERLATEIRHLQRSEVYEAEEFFSEGQKGSSAMPHKRNPVLTENLTGLARMVRSYAAPAMENVALWHERDISHSSVERMIGPDATVTLDFALMRLAGVIDKLLVYPQNMQKNLDRLGGLVHSQRVLLALTQKGVSREDAYRLVQRNAMPVWRGEGDFLALLKKDADVKARLSDAELEELFDLGYHLKHVDTIFKRVFGSA, encoded by the coding sequence ATGATCCCCCGTTATTCCCGACCTGAAATGGCTTCCATCTGGGAGCCGCAAACCCGCTTCCGGATCTGGTTCGAGATCGAGGCCCATGCCACCGACGCGCTGGCCGACCTCGGCGTGGTTCCCAAGGAAGCCGCCAAGGCTGTCTGGGACAAGGCGAAGAACGCCACCTTCGACGTTGCCCGCATCGACGAGATCGAACGCGAGACCAAACACGACGTCATCGCCTTCCTGACCCATCTGGCCGAGATCGTCGGCCCGGAGGCGCGTTTCGTTCACCAGGGCATGACCTCCTCCGACGTGCTCGACACCTGCTTCAACGTGCAGCTGGTGCGCGCCACCGATATTCTGCTGGCCGACATCGACGCCCTGCTCGCCGCCATCAAGCGCCGCGCCTTCGAGCACAAGATGACGCCGACCATAGGCCGCTCGCACGGCATTCATGCCGAGCCGGTCACCTTCGGCCTGAAGCTCGCGCAGGCCTATGCCGAATTCGACCGCTGCAAACAGCGCCTGATCGCAGCACGCAAGGAAGTGGCGACCTGCGCCATCTCCGGCGCCGTCGGCACCTTCGCCAACATCGACCCACGGGTCGAGGCGCACGTTGCCAAGCAGATGGGCCTCGCCGTCGAGCCGGTCTCGACGCAGGTGATCCCGCGCGATCGTCACGCGATGTATTTCGCCACGCTCGCGGTGGTCGCCTCGTCCATTGAACGATTGGCCACCGAGATCCGCCACCTGCAGCGTTCGGAAGTCTACGAAGCCGAGGAGTTCTTCTCCGAAGGCCAGAAAGGCTCCTCGGCGATGCCGCACAAGCGCAACCCGGTGCTAACGGAAAACCTCACCGGGCTTGCCCGCATGGTCCGCTCCTACGCCGCGCCGGCGATGGAGAACGTGGCGCTGTGGCACGAACGCGATATCTCTCACTCCTCGGTGGAGCGGATGATCGGCCCCGACGCCACTGTGACGCTCGATTTCGCGCTCATGCGGCTCGCAGGAGTTATCGACAAGCTGTTGGTCTATCCGCAGAACATGCAGAAGAATCTGGATCGGCTCGGCGGCCTGGTCCATTCGCAGCGCGTGCTGCTGGCGTTGACGCAAAAGGGCGTCAGCCGCGAGGATGCCTACCGCCTGGTGCAACGCAACGCGATGCCGGTCTGGCGCGGCGAAGGCGACTTCCTCGCCCTGCTGAAAAAAGACGCCGACGTGAAGGCCCGCCTGTCGGATGCCGAACTCGAAGAGCTGTTCGACCTCGGCTATCACCTCAAGCACGTCGATACGATCTTCAAGCGAGTGTTCGGGTCAGCCTGA
- the murI gene encoding glutamate racemase: MTASPTILVFDSGLGGLTVFREIVAARPDANYVYVADDAFFPYGHHTEEEIVGRVVPLIGALIAEHEPDVTVIACNTASTLVMPHLRANYTVPFVGTVPAIKPACASSRSKRVSVLGTKGTVKREYTRALIRDFGQGCEVTLVGAANLAAIGEAALRGESVSDDAIVAEIAPCFLNGEARTDTVVLACTHYPLLLDRLIRLAPWPVDWIDPAPAIARRTADLLGAHHGSGPAAAPRMLFTSGRPAMPEQILAPFLARRAAA, translated from the coding sequence GTGACAGCGTCGCCCACCATCCTTGTGTTCGATTCCGGTCTCGGCGGACTGACCGTCTTCCGCGAGATCGTGGCGGCACGGCCGGATGCCAACTACGTCTACGTCGCCGACGACGCATTCTTTCCTTATGGCCATCACACCGAGGAGGAGATCGTCGGGCGCGTGGTGCCGCTGATCGGCGCGCTGATCGCCGAACATGAACCTGATGTCACGGTGATCGCCTGCAACACCGCCTCGACGCTGGTGATGCCGCATCTGCGCGCCAACTACACCGTCCCTTTCGTGGGCACTGTCCCTGCGATCAAGCCGGCTTGCGCGAGCTCGCGCAGCAAGCGCGTCTCCGTGCTGGGCACAAAGGGCACCGTCAAGCGCGAATACACCCGTGCGCTGATTCGTGACTTCGGCCAGGGCTGCGAGGTGACTCTGGTCGGCGCGGCCAACCTCGCTGCGATCGGCGAAGCGGCCTTGCGCGGTGAGTCTGTCAGCGACGACGCCATCGTCGCCGAGATTGCCCCCTGCTTTCTGAACGGCGAAGCCCGCACCGATACCGTGGTGCTCGCCTGCACCCATTATCCGCTGCTGCTGGACCGCCTCATACGGCTCGCTCCCTGGCCGGTGGACTGGATCGACCCGGCCCCGGCGATCGCCAGGCGGACTGCGGACCTGCTTGGCGCGCACCATGGGTCCGGGCCTGCGGCAGCGCCACGGATGCTGTTCACCTCGGGCCGTCCGGCCATGCCGGAACAGATTCTGGCGCCCTTTCTTGCCCGCCGGGCCGCGGCTTGA
- a CDS encoding tripartite tricarboxylate transporter substrate binding protein, producing MADRIAAATGQTVVVENKAGAGGSIGSAAVSAAAPDGYTLLLGNNASTVIYTVMSKTPRYNALRDFTPIAQLARSDQYIGVNADLPVKTLQDLIALAKSQPGKLNFGSAGLGSAGHFSGEQFKLQTGTDLFHVPYRGSAAALTDLIAGRVQVMFDPVVVTQKDAGVRVLASSGTERSKTTPDVPTTAESGLPDYTSSGFFGLFGPPGLPKEITDRLAAIIVEAAADPKIQDILVKAGLAAEGLGTEAFIARIKAADAQYRDIKERSKIPDAD from the coding sequence ATGGCCGACCGGATCGCCGCCGCGACAGGCCAGACAGTGGTGGTCGAGAACAAGGCCGGCGCCGGCGGCTCAATCGGCAGTGCTGCGGTCTCGGCAGCCGCCCCCGATGGCTACACGCTGCTCCTCGGCAACAATGCCTCCACGGTGATCTACACGGTGATGAGCAAGACGCCGCGCTACAACGCCTTGCGCGACTTCACCCCGATTGCCCAGCTCGCCCGCTCCGACCAGTACATCGGCGTCAACGCCGATCTGCCGGTCAAGACGCTGCAAGACCTGATCGCGCTGGCGAAATCCCAACCGGGCAAGCTGAATTTCGGCTCCGCAGGGCTCGGCTCGGCAGGTCACTTTTCCGGCGAGCAGTTCAAGTTGCAGACCGGCACCGACCTTTTCCACGTCCCCTACCGGGGTAGCGCCGCCGCCCTCACCGACCTGATCGCGGGCCGGGTGCAGGTCATGTTCGATCCCGTGGTGGTGACGCAAAAGGACGCCGGCGTGCGCGTGCTGGCATCGAGCGGCACCGAACGCTCCAAGACCACCCCGGACGTGCCAACCACTGCGGAAAGCGGCCTGCCTGACTACACCAGCAGTGGCTTCTTCGGCCTGTTCGGCCCGCCCGGCCTGCCGAAGGAGATCACGGACCGCCTCGCGGCGATCATTGTGGAAGCGGCAGCCGACCCGAAGATCCAAGACATCCTGGTCAAGGCCGGGCTCGCCGCCGAGGGCCTTGGAACCGAGGCCTTCATCGCCAGGATCAAGGCCGCCGACGCCCAGTACCGCGACATCAAGGAGCGCAGCAAAATCCCCGATGCGGATTGA
- the rpsD gene encoding 30S ribosomal protein S4, which translates to MTKRSESKYKLDRRMGQNIWGRPKSPVNKREYGPGQHGQRRKGKLSDFGVQLRAKQKLKGYYANISERQFHAIYVEATRLKGDSGENLIGLLERRLDTVVYRAKFVSTMFAARQFINHGHVKVNGKRVNIASYKLKVGDVVEVKEASKQLALVLEANALAERDVPDFIEVDHSKQTAKFNRVPNLSEVPFPVMMEPHLIVEYYSR; encoded by the coding sequence ATGACAAAGCGCAGTGAATCGAAGTACAAACTCGACCGTCGTATGGGCCAGAACATCTGGGGCCGCCCGAAGAGCCCCGTGAACAAGCGCGAGTACGGCCCGGGCCAGCACGGCCAGCGCCGCAAGGGCAAGCTCTCCGACTTCGGCGTGCAGCTGCGTGCCAAGCAGAAGCTCAAGGGCTACTACGCCAACATTTCCGAGCGCCAGTTCCACGCCATCTACGTGGAAGCGACCCGCCTGAAGGGCGATTCGGGTGAGAACCTGATCGGCCTGCTCGAGCGCCGCCTCGACACGGTGGTCTATCGCGCCAAGTTCGTCTCGACCATGTTCGCCGCCCGCCAGTTCATCAACCACGGCCACGTCAAGGTGAACGGCAAGCGCGTCAACATCGCCAGCTACAAGCTCAAGGTCGGCGATGTCGTCGAGGTCAAGGAAGCCTCCAAGCAGCTCGCGCTGGTGCTGGAAGCGAACGCGCTCGCCGAGCGCGACGTGCCGGACTTCATCGAAGTCGATCACAGCAAGCAGACGGCAAAGTTCAACCGCGTGCCCAATCTCTCGGAAGTCCCCTTCCCAGTGATGATGGAGCCGCACCTGATCGTCGAATACTATTCGCGCTAA
- a CDS encoding low specificity L-threonine aldolase, whose translation MAYTPVPADKSLPPVRINMLSDTQTRPTPAMREAIARAEVGDEQIGDDPTVNLLCERVAALLGKEAAVFLPSGTMCNVAGILSHCRPGDEILAHETAHILTSEGGVHAALGGFQITPLLGAHGQFSPDALRAAFRVPSRYAPPQTLLCAEQTANIGGGTIWPKAVLDAVAAIAKERGLATHMDGARLLNACVATGIPAHAMAAGWDSVWIDFTKGLGAPIGAALAGSQAFIDQVWRWKQRLGGALRQGGIAAAGCLHALDHHVDRLADDHANARTLARGLSQIDGLDVQQPETNLVYVGITGSGLTPAKLQAELRSRGILVSLLGGRVRACMHLDVTAAMVDEAVAAVREIVRANS comes from the coding sequence ATGGCCTACACCCCTGTTCCAGCTGACAAGAGCCTGCCGCCGGTCCGCATCAACATGCTGTCCGACACCCAGACGCGGCCGACGCCAGCGATGCGCGAGGCGATCGCCCGCGCCGAGGTCGGCGACGAGCAGATCGGTGACGATCCGACGGTCAACCTGCTGTGCGAACGGGTGGCTGCGCTTCTCGGCAAGGAAGCGGCGGTGTTCCTGCCCTCCGGCACCATGTGCAACGTCGCGGGCATTCTCAGCCATTGCAGGCCGGGCGACGAAATTCTGGCGCACGAGACGGCGCACATCCTCACCAGCGAGGGCGGCGTGCATGCGGCACTCGGCGGCTTTCAGATCACGCCGCTGCTCGGCGCCCATGGTCAGTTCTCGCCTGATGCGCTGCGCGCGGCCTTCCGCGTACCGAGCCGATACGCCCCACCGCAGACCCTGCTCTGCGCCGAGCAGACCGCCAATATCGGCGGAGGAACGATCTGGCCGAAGGCCGTGCTGGACGCGGTCGCGGCCATCGCCAAGGAGCGTGGCCTTGCCACCCACATGGATGGCGCCCGACTACTGAACGCCTGCGTTGCCACCGGCATCCCGGCTCACGCGATGGCTGCCGGGTGGGATTCGGTCTGGATCGACTTCACCAAAGGTCTCGGCGCTCCGATCGGCGCTGCGCTTGCCGGCTCACAGGCGTTCATCGATCAGGTCTGGCGCTGGAAGCAGCGGTTAGGCGGCGCACTGCGCCAGGGCGGCATCGCCGCTGCCGGCTGCTTGCATGCGCTCGACCATCATGTTGACCGGCTTGCAGACGACCACGCCAACGCCCGCACGCTGGCACGTGGCCTTTCACAGATCGACGGTCTCGATGTCCAGCAGCCGGAGACCAACCTCGTCTATGTCGGCATCACAGGTAGCGGGCTCACGCCGGCGAAGCTGCAGGCGGAGCTTCGATCGCGCGGCATCCTGGTCTCGCTGCTGGGCGGGCGCGTGCGCGCCTGCATGCACCTCGACGTGACGGCAGCGATGGTCGATGAGGCCGTTGCGGCCGTGCGTGAGATCGTTCGCGCAAACAGCTAG
- a CDS encoding serine hydrolase — translation MMKLLRQALIPALLLIATAPASAQVFGAGHPAEPMGFSRAKLANITEFFKAEVAAGNVPGVVMLVQRRGRPIYFESFGVRDMTTKAPMTPDTLFRIYSMTKPITSVLALMLVEQGKLSLDEPLSKYIPAFAKTQVGVETKGEDGKPKLDLVPAERPITIHDLLRHTSGITYGFSGHGLVHKAYGEMRAFANQMDNAEFAERVASLPLAHQPGTVWEYSHSTDILGRVIEVVEGKPLFEVMKARLFDPLGMHNTSFYVTDPAKQSLIAEPLAADGGSGPAAMFDPRLPRKWQSGGGGLISTIGDYARFAQMITNGGTLEGERYLSPKTVAWMGANHIGRSTGIPPGPNFLPGPGFGFGLGFAVRIERGASAWPGSVGELNWGGAGGTYFWIDPREDMFAVLMMQSYAQRERYRNMIKNMVYGSMDRSN, via the coding sequence ATGATGAAGCTGCTTCGCCAAGCCCTCATCCCAGCGCTGTTGCTGATCGCCACCGCGCCGGCATCGGCCCAGGTCTTCGGAGCGGGGCATCCCGCCGAGCCGATGGGCTTCTCGCGAGCCAAGCTTGCTAACATCACCGAGTTCTTCAAGGCGGAGGTCGCAGCCGGCAACGTACCCGGCGTCGTTATGCTGGTGCAGCGGCGCGGCCGACCCATCTATTTCGAAAGCTTCGGCGTTCGCGACATGACGACCAAGGCGCCGATGACGCCCGATACACTGTTTCGCATCTATTCGATGACGAAGCCGATCACATCCGTCCTCGCCTTGATGCTGGTCGAGCAGGGCAAGCTGTCGCTCGACGAGCCTCTTTCAAAATACATTCCCGCCTTCGCCAAAACCCAGGTCGGCGTCGAGACCAAGGGCGAAGACGGCAAGCCGAAGCTGGACCTTGTGCCGGCCGAGCGGCCGATCACGATCCACGACCTGCTGCGTCATACCTCCGGCATCACCTACGGCTTTTCCGGTCATGGGCTGGTGCACAAGGCTTATGGCGAGATGCGGGCCTTCGCCAATCAGATGGACAATGCCGAATTCGCCGAGCGTGTCGCTTCCCTGCCGCTGGCGCACCAGCCGGGCACAGTCTGGGAGTATAGCCATTCCACGGACATCCTCGGCCGCGTGATCGAGGTGGTGGAAGGAAAACCGCTGTTCGAGGTGATGAAGGCGCGGCTGTTCGATCCGCTCGGTATGCACAACACCTCATTTTACGTGACGGATCCGGCCAAGCAGTCGCTGATTGCCGAGCCGTTGGCGGCGGATGGTGGCTCGGGGCCGGCGGCGATGTTCGATCCGCGCCTCCCTCGCAAGTGGCAGAGCGGCGGCGGCGGGCTCATCTCGACGATCGGTGACTATGCCCGCTTCGCCCAGATGATCACCAATGGGGGAACGCTGGAAGGCGAGCGCTATCTCAGCCCCAAAACCGTCGCCTGGATGGGAGCGAACCACATCGGCCGCTCGACCGGTATCCCACCCGGCCCGAACTTTCTGCCGGGTCCAGGCTTCGGCTTTGGTCTCGGGTTTGCGGTGCGGATCGAGCGCGGTGCCAGCGCTTGGCCGGGGTCTGTCGGTGAACTGAACTGGGGCGGCGCGGGTGGTACCTATTTCTGGATCGATCCGCGCGAAGACATGTTCGCCGTCCTGATGATGCAGAGCTACGCGCAGCGCGAACGCTACCGTAACATGATCAAGAACATGGTCTATGGATCGATGGACCGGAGCAATTGA